A single region of the bacterium genome encodes:
- the vorB gene encoding 3-methyl-2-oxobutanoate dehydrogenase subunit VorB: MKSRPKPYVFPEYCKGCGRCIDSCPKGCITMGKEVNPLTGLIPIELELDQCSGCGLCISACPEPYGLRPQETEFQFELTDPKSFNGPRPTPKVKPFAIPGEVIPFAQTESLVTKGTYASAIGALLAGCRHFFGYPITPSTEGAELMAKLLPDLDGVFIQAVSEVATVNMMYGCSGAGLPCMTFTSSPGFSLMLEGISYSIGAELPGVFVNIMRGGPGLGNLAPEQADIKLVCRGLGHGNTHAIVLAPYTPQEMLDLTILAFELTFKYRNPVIMIGDGYMGQMTGRVNLPKAMIKPGIPEWAVYGDEMHRGNLICSIELNEVDLEKNNIRINNKYRQMTQNEQRADLYHCDDAEIILMACNTPARMAKGAVNELRKQGLKVGLFRPITLWPFPIDLLKPVLSHTKQIVMVEAGNGQLEDELRLSLSHHNLECPTIDHVRHFGGILPQLKEIIEKVISVEEVLA; encoded by the coding sequence ATGTATCACGATGGGCAAGGAAGTGAATCCCCTGACCGGCCTCATTCCGATCGAACTTGAGCTTGATCAGTGTTCGGGATGCGGGCTGTGTATCAGCGCTTGCCCGGAACCGTACGGCCTGCGTCCGCAGGAAACGGAATTCCAATTTGAATTAACCGATCCGAAATCGTTCAATGGCCCGCGGCCGACGCCGAAGGTAAAGCCATTTGCCATTCCCGGCGAAGTTATCCCGTTCGCTCAAACGGAATCGCTGGTGACCAAAGGTACGTATGCGTCCGCGATTGGTGCGCTACTGGCGGGCTGCCGTCATTTCTTCGGATATCCTATTACGCCGTCTACGGAAGGCGCGGAACTCATGGCAAAATTATTGCCCGACCTTGACGGCGTATTTATCCAGGCGGTGAGCGAGGTTGCTACGGTGAACATGATGTACGGCTGCAGCGGCGCAGGGCTTCCGTGTATGACGTTCACCTCGTCACCGGGATTCAGCCTCATGCTTGAAGGCATTTCGTACAGTATTGGCGCGGAGCTGCCCGGCGTATTTGTCAATATCATGCGGGGCGGGCCGGGCTTGGGTAATCTTGCGCCGGAACAGGCCGATATCAAACTCGTATGCCGCGGGTTAGGCCACGGCAATACGCACGCGATCGTTCTCGCTCCGTACACGCCGCAGGAAATGCTGGATCTGACCATCTTGGCATTTGAACTCACATTCAAGTACCGCAATCCGGTTATCATGATCGGCGACGGATATATGGGGCAAATGACCGGCAGAGTGAATCTGCCGAAGGCGATGATCAAACCGGGCATTCCTGAGTGGGCTGTTTACGGTGATGAGATGCATCGGGGCAATCTCATTTGTTCGATCGAACTCAACGAAGTGGATCTTGAAAAGAATAATATTCGTATAAATAATAAATACCGTCAGATGACACAGAACGAGCAGCGTGCCGATCTGTATCATTGTGACGACGCAGAAATTATCTTAATGGCCTGCAACACACCGGCGCGCATGGCGAAAGGCGCTGTAAATGAATTAAGAAAACAAGGATTGAAAGTCGGCCTGTTCCGCCCGATCACGCTGTGGCCGTTCCCGATCGATCTGTTGAAACCCGTTCTGAGTCATACAAAGCAGATCGTCATGGTAGAGGCGGGCAACGGCCAGCTTGAAGACGAACTACGCCTGTCGTTGAGCCACCACAACCTGGAATGCCCGACGATCGACCATGTAAGGCATTTCGGCGGCATATTGCCACAACTTAAAGAAATTATCGAAAAGGTTATTTCGGTAGAGGAGGTGTTAGCATGA